The proteins below come from a single Cannabis sativa cultivar Pink pepper isolate KNU-18-1 chromosome 3, ASM2916894v1, whole genome shotgun sequence genomic window:
- the LOC115711002 gene encoding replication protein A 70 kDa DNA-binding subunit B-like, translating to MTINKVQGQTLDLVGVFLPESKMNLQYKLLREITPTTRGWIAKLTVIEKLIPRISRNGVLYQRIILADIEILLQILQPKTLTMWDELTETVGKTICEILPQNPIIIGTRLKVVSHNGISLSSKQQSSFIINLTNIPQINELRQWSINNEEYLFAIINEKRLFPSQTALRTLQYNNIITINDIQNLPQEQTTFWINASISIKNLRQPFSYMACTKCRQKADLDNKTSCFNCYSCNELSVETIPRCHFQAQLTDHTSSLIATFFSENAEKILNCTAEELIHM from the exons ATGACTATTAACAAAGTTCAAGGACAAACGTTAGATTTAGTTGGCGTATTCTTACCAGA ATCAAAGATGAATCTTCAGTATAAATTACTACGAGAAATTACACCAACTACTAGAGGATGGATAGCAAAACTTACTGTTATTGAAAAACTTATCCCACGTATCTCTCGCAATGGAGTTTTGTACCAACGTATAATTCTTGCTGATATTGAG ATATTGTTGCAGAT CTTGCAACCAAAAACTTTAACTATGTGGGATGAACTAACTGAGACCGTTGGAAAAACAATATGTGAAATTCTTCCACAAAATCCTATTATAATAGGAACACGCCTGAAAGTTGTTTCACACAACG GTATATCTTTATCATCCAAGCAACAAAGTTCATTTATCATTAATCTTACAAATATTCcacaaataaatgagcttcGTCAATG GAGCATTAACAATGAAGAATACCTATTTGCCATTATCAATGAGAAGAGACTCTTCCCAAGCCAAACTGCTCTAAGAACTcttcaatataataatatcattacTATTAATGACATTCAAAATCTTCCGCAAGAG CAAACTACTTTTTGGATCAATGCATCAATCTCCATCAAAAATTTAAGACAACCCTTCTCGTACATGGCTTGCACAAAATGTCGTCAAAAAGCAGATCTTGACAATAAAACATCATGTTTTAACTGCTACAGCTGCAACGAATTATCTGTTGAGACAATTCCAAG GTGTCACTTTCAAGCTCAACTAACAGACCACACAAGCTCACTAATAGCAACGTTCTTCAGCGAAAATGCAGAAAAGATTTTAAATTGTACTGCAGAAGAGCTTATTCACATGTAA